A section of the Triticum dicoccoides isolate Atlit2015 ecotype Zavitan chromosome 7A, WEW_v2.0, whole genome shotgun sequence genome encodes:
- the LOC119330502 gene encoding uncharacterized protein LOC119330502: MLDAFEEATEEYQNQLHLYKQWTNDDARASSILVNSMDVDLTMDVVALTTAYQMWEHLRHRYESTGDAMYLSVVRQEQQLQQGDATVDDFYKEMSAVWRQLDSLGADVCCRCQCCVRQQAKLEVRRLYDFLTRLRPEFEQSRAQLLARHPRLSTLEALAEVRSEEVRLRSTGLLPSSSAVLAARVPPPLPGVPSSTQVAATSTSAFCNYCKQDGHMITECIKRRKQGRRGGRPQKDSGGSSNSREGSLEKVHQEMLTLLRCLTASAPSSGSAGSAGQTSGPPPHSSSGSSYGDSGWDRSSAP, from the exons ATGCTAGATGCTTTTGAAGAGGCCACTGAAGAGTATCAGAATCAACTCCACTTATACAAGCAATGGACAAATGATGATGCTCGAGCCTCTTCTATCTTGGTGAACAGCATGGATGTTGATCTCACCATGGATGTGGTGGCCCTTACCACTGCATATCAGATGTGGGAGCACCTTCGCCATCGCTATGAGTCTACAGGGGATGCCATGTATCTCTCTGTTGTTCGTCAAGAGCAACAACTACAACAGGGAGATGCTACTGTGGATGATTTCTACAAGGAGATGTCGGCGGTGTGGCGCCAATTGGACTCTCTGGGAGCTGATGTTTGTTGCAGATGTCAGTGTTGTGTGCGGCAACAAGCTAAGCTGGAGGTTCGTCGCCTCTACGACTTCCTCACTCGCCTCCGGCCGGAGTTCGAGCAGAGTCGTGCTCAGCTATTGGCACGCCATCCTCGGCTCTCTACTCTGGAGGCCCTTGCTGAGGTGCGATCTGAGGAGGTGCGCCTACGGAGCACGGGCTTATTGCCATCCTCTTCAGCAGTCCTGGCTGCCCGCGTTCCACCACCGCTGCCTGGTGTGCCCTCTTCTACACAGGTGGCAGCAACCTCCACTAGTGCTTTCTGCAACTACTGCAAGCAGGATGGTCACATGATCACGGAGTGCATCAAGAGGAGGAAACAGGGTCGCCGTGGTGGCCGTCCTCAAAAGGACTCGGGAGGCTCCTCTAATTCTCGTGAGGGCTCCCTTGAGAAGGTTCACCAGGAGATGCTCACCTTGCTGCGCTGCCTTACTGCTTCTGCACCATCCTCAGGTTCTGCTGGTTCTGCTGGTCAGACGTCTGGTCCACCACCGCACTCTTCGTCAG GATCGTCGTACGGGGACTCTGGTTGGGATCGGTCCTCGGCGCCATGA
- the LOC119330503 gene encoding uncharacterized protein LOC119330503, whose protein sequence is MDKVASKLTTYEGQNITIIGRTTLINSVITSQVVYPATQLVILPTILLNVNKLERAFLWSGTDKTTGAKCMVNWEIVCRPLQYGGLGVLNTNKFTRALWLRWPWYEWKEPTKMWVGMGNPCDEDLNFFYASNTIIVGNGAKTPFWDSPWLLGRKPKDIAPLIHEASKRKNWKVREALKQNAWILKIKPPANVSAEHITQFFTLWVLLHEVQLDQLTEDDILWKHTASGLYSTHPHTRRNS, encoded by the coding sequence ATGGACAAGGTTGCGAGCAAGCTAACAACTTATGAGGGCCAAAACATTACCATCATCGGACGGACGACTCTTATCAattccgtgatcacctcccaggtggTCTACCCCGCCACACAGCTGGTCATCCTGCCAACCATCCTTCTCAATGTAAATAAGCTTGAGAGAGCTTTCCTTTGGTCCGGTACGGACAAGACGACGGGTGCAAAATGCATGGTGAATTGGGAGATTGTTTGCCGGCCACTTCAATATGGGGGACTTGGGGTTCTCAACACCAACAAGTTTACGCGTGCCCTCTGGTTGCGATGGCCGTGGTATGAATGGAAGGAGCCCACCAAGATGTGGGTGGGGATGGGGAACCCATGTGACGAGGACCTAAATTTCTTCTATGCATCCAACACTATCATCGTTGGTAACGGCGCGAAGACCCCCTTTTGGGATTCACCTTGGCTCCTTGGACGCAAGCCAAAAGATATTGCCCCGCTCATTCATGAAGCGTCCAAGAGAAAGAATTGGAAGGTTCGGGAGGCCCTCAAACAGAACGCGTGGATTCTCAAGATCAAACCTCCCGCCAACGTCTCCGCGGAGCACATCACACAGTTCTTCACCCTTTGGGTGCTTTTGCATGAGGTCCAACTCGATCAGCTCACCGAGGACGACATCCTATGGAAGCATACGGCTAGTGGGCTCTACTCGACACATCCGCATACAAGGCGCAATTCTTAG
- the LOC119328687 gene encoding glycosyltransferase BC10-like, producing MWGDSKPMLKSRGGGGGGGGADEEGDYFPNTPRKDWSTGLLKLVTAMVIFMAGVVIGLSVSANVSRYYYNSHTELFFPTATYSSCDRRGATGDCGPGFKAFVHPPTLAHSMTDDELFWRATLVPTAEEFPFQRVPKVAFLFMTRGPLPFAPLWERFFRGHQGLFSVYLHTIPDYKLNVSKTSPFYGRQIPSEEVSWGSITLVDAEKRLLANALLDFSNERFVLLSESCIPVFNFPTVYEYLINSEHSFVESYNIDTPQSAGRYNRRMAPHILPEQWRKGSEWFELNRELAVRVVADYKYYSIFRKHCRPSCYPDEHYIPTYLHLFHGSLNANRTITWVDWSRGGPHPARYGAGNINVDFIKAIRNNGTQCLYNSKHTSVCYLFARKFAPSALGPLMNLTSTVLDF from the exons ATGTGGGGGGACTCGAAGCCGATGCTCAAGTcccgcggcgggggcggcggcgggggcggcgccgaCGAGGAGGGCGACTACTTCCCCAACACGCCGCGCAAGGACTGGTCCACGGGCCTGCTCAAGCTCGTCACCGCCATGGTCATCTTCATGGCCGGCGTCGTCATCGGCCTCTCCGTCAGCGCCAACGTCTCCCGCTACTACTACAACTCCCACACCGagctcttcttccccaccgccaccTACAGCTCCTGCGACCGCCGGGGCGCCACGGGTGACTGCGGCCCGGGCTTCAAGGCCTTCGTGCACCCGCCCACCCTCGCGCACTCCATGACCGACGACGAGCTCTTCTGGCGCGCCACCCTCGTGCCCACCGCCGAGGAGTTCCCCTTCCAGCGCGTCCCCAAGGTCGCCTTCCTCTTCATGACCCGCGGCCCGCTCCCCTTCGCCCCGCTCTGGGAGCGCTTCTTCCGCGGTCACCAGGGCCTCTTCTCCGTCTACCTCCACACCATACCGGACTACAAGCTCAACGTCTCCAAGACATCCCCATTCTACGGCCGCCAGATCCCCAGCGAG GAAGTGTCTTGGGGATCGATAACCCTGGTGGATGCTGAGAAGCGCCTGCTGGCCAATGCGTTGTTGGATTTCTCGAACGAGCGTTTTGTTTTGCTCTCGGAGAGCTGCATTCCGGTGTTCAACTTCCCAACCGTCTACGAGTATCTCATAAACTCGGAGCACAGCTTCGTTGAGTCCTACAACATCGACACCCCTCAAAGCGCTGGCCGCTACAACCGTCGAATGGCACCTCACATCTTGCCGGAACAATGGAGGAAAGGGTCAGAGTGGTTTGAGCTTAACCGTGAGCTGGCCGTGCGTGTGGTAGCGGACTACAAGTATTACTCGATCTTCCGGAAGCATTGCAGACCATCTTGCTACCCGGATGAGCATTACATACCGACCTATCTTCATCTTTTCCACGGGTCGCTCAACGCCAACAGGACCATCACATGGGTTGATTGGTCAAGAGGAGGCCCACATCCAGCAAGATATGGTGCTGGAAACATCAATGTGGATTTCATCAAGGCCATCAGGAACAACGGTACGCAGTGCCTCTACAACTCGAAGCACACCTCTGTGTGCTACCTCTTTGCAAGGAAGTTTGCTCCCAGTGCTTTGGGGCCATTGATGAACCTCACTTCGACGGTATTGGACTTTTGA